TTTTGGATTAAATGCATCCAATAATATCAAAAGCTGAATTCAGCTAAGCGCAATCATGAATAAGTCGCAATATAGCGTCCCTGTTTAAATATGTCAGTTGAGGCAATGAATGAGTAAGAAACCTGCTTCAGGAAGTTTCGATATTATCCTGGATATGGAGCACGTGGGCGGTAGAGATAATCTGTGTTTGTCCTTTGGATCTGGGCTGTTCAGAAAGTTAGGCTGGGGATCGGGGGACTGGCTGGCGTTTGATACCAGTGAAACCGGGCAGATTTCTTTTAAGCAAGTGGCGGAACCATCGGAAACCGCTTTCAATCTGAGAAAAATCAAACTTCAATCAGGCTTTTATAAAATCTGCTTTTATTCACCCTTATATACCTTTCCTAAAGCAGTCGAATTATCCAAAGAAAAAGCCTCATTTAATGCCAATACCTGGACACTAACCCTGCATATTCCAGATGACTATCACGTTTCTCAAGTTCCAGAGATTCCGCCGGTGCGTACTTTAAGTGTTGCTGATATAGCGGCTGCTTTTAGTAAGTTATAATACGCGGGATTATGCGCAATAAATCAACGTCGTTTCAGAATGACGAGATGTTGCATATCCAGCTCGAAACACACCGTTTCCCCAATGGCGTATTCTTGATGACTGGGTGCCAGTGCGAGAATTTGGCTGTTATCGGCTAAACCCAACACATACAGGTATTCTGCGCCGCGAAATACACGTGAAACCACCTTGGCTTTACGGGGTGCATCGGCAACCAATTTCAGGTCATCAGGGCGAATCAGGACATCAACCGGACAATTAGGCACACAGTCGAATGGCACTTCACCCTTGACAGCACCCAGTAAGGTGGAAACGGTGTCATGATTCAACACTGTGCCGGTAATCAACGCCCCCTGCCCAATAAATCCCGCCACAAATTGATTCACAGGGGTATGGTATAAATTATAACCTGTATCCCATTGCTGCAAACGCCCGCTTTGCAACACGCCAATTTCATCTGCCATTGCAAACGCTTCGTGCTGGTCGTGCGTGACCAGAATCGCCGTCATGCCTTCGCGCTTGAGAATATCGCGCACTTCCCGTGCTAACATTTCGCGCAATTCCACGTCTTGGCTACCAAACGGTTCATCTAGTAACAGTAAGCGTGGTTGTGGCGCAAGGGCGCGTGCCAAGGCAATTCGTTGCTGCTGTCCGCCAGAAAGTTCGTGTGGGTAACGCTTTTCATATCCCGGCAAGTTCACCAACTCCAGCAATTCCGCCACACGCCGCACTTTATCTTTGCCCGACTGTTTGCGAATCCCGAAGGTGATATTGTCAGCAATGCTCAGGTGCGGAAACAGCGCGTAATCCTGAAACACCATGCCGATATTGCGTTTTTCCGGCGGCAAATGTACATCGGGCGCACTGATTACCTGATCTTTGAGCGTGATCGTGCCACGAGTAACAGGCTCGAAACCGGCAATTGCCCGCAGCAAGGTCGTCTTGCCACAGCCACTTGGCCCTAGCAAACAACCGATTTGCCCGTCTTCCACCGTCAGATTGACATCGTGTACCACCGCATTGCTACCGTATTCGATGTGAATGTTTTGTAGGATTAACTTGCTCATCAATGTTCCCCAGCCCGCGATTTGCTAATCGAACGACTCAATAAAATCACCGGAATAATCCCCGCCGCCACAATCATTAGCGACGGCAAACCCGCATCCGCCAGCCGTTCATCCGAAGCCAATTCATACGCCCGCACTGCCAGCGTATTGAAATTGAACGGGCGCAAAATCAGCGTGGCAGGCAATTCTTTCAGTACATCCACAAACACCAGCAAAATCGCGGTGAGTAACGAGCCTTTCATCAACGGCAAATGCAGCCGCCGCAACACACCCAAGGGACTCAAGCCCAGCGAACGCCCCGCATTATCCAGCGTCGGTTTGATCTTGCCCAAACCCGCTTCCACCGTTTGCAGCGACACCGCTAAAAAGCGCACGTTGTAGGCAAATAGCAGCGTAAACAGCGTGCCACTCAGCAACAATCCCACGTTGCTGTCGAAAAATTGCTTGCTCAGATGGTTGAGTTGCGTATCCGCCCACGCAAACGGAATCAGCACCCCAATCGCAATCACCGTCCCCGGAATTGCATAACCCATTGCCGCAATCCGCGACGCAATGCTGACCAGCGGATCATTATTCAGCCGTTTGCCATAACCCAGAATCAATGCCAGCAATAGCGCGAATACCGCCGCCAAACTCGCCAGCATCAAGCTGTGCCATACCAGATTAATGAAATCGCTATCCAGCCCCTTGCTGGCAACTTTAATGCTCCAATGCAGCAATTGCCCCACCGGAATCACAAACCCCAGCAGCAAGGGCAGGGCGCACACCAACACCGCCGCCACTGCCGTCCAGCCGCGCAAACGGAATTTCGGAATGCGCGAATATTTGCTGGAGGTATGGTGATACCGCGCCCGACTCCGCGACCAACGTTCCAACAGAATCAGCACAAACACAAACCCCATCAGCAACGCTGCCAATTGCGAAGCCGCCGCGTGATCGCCCAAGCCAAACCAAGTACGGAAAATGCCTGTAGTAAAGGTCGATACGCCGAAATATTGCACCGTGCCAAAATCTGCCAACGTTTCCATCAACGCCAACGACAAGCCGGTAATAATCGCCGGACGCGCCAAGGGCAACGCCACCCGAAAGAAACTTTGCCATTGGTTTGAACCCAAGGTGCGGCTTACTTCCAGCACACAAATTGACTGTTCCAGAAACGCTGCCCGCGCCAACAAATACACATACGGGAACAGCACGAGTGAAAGCATGGTGATTGCGCCACCAAGGGAACGCACATTCGGGAAGTAATAATCGCCGTAACCCCAACCCGTGAGGTCGCGCAATAAGGTTTGTACCGGGCCGGAAAAATCCAGCATCCCGGTGTAGGTGTAGGCAATAATGTAAGCGGGCATTGCCATTGGTAATAGCAATGCCCATTCAAACAGCCGCCGTCCCGGAAATTCGCACATGCTGTTTAGCCACGCCACTGGAAGCCCTAGCAGCAATACACCAAACCCCACGCCCAATACCAGCCACAGCGTATTTAGCAAATAATCGGTGAGGACTGTTTCGCGCAAATGCTGCCAAACGTCGGGCGCAGGCACGAACACATAGCCGAATACCGCGAGGATCGGCAAAGCAGTAAGGAGTGCCATGCTTAGCAGCACGGCACGCCATAACAGAGGTTTTATTTCCAACCAGCTTTATCCAAAATTTTGACCGCTTCTGCGTTGTTTTTTCCAAGTTCGGACAAGTTTACGCTATCCGCTTTGAATTCGCCCCAGCCTTTGAGCATTTCGCTAGGCGCTATATTCGCTTTCACAGGGTATTCCTGATTGGCTTCTGCGTACCATTTTTGTGACTCGTCATTAACCAAAAATTCCATCAGTTTGATCGCGTTGTCCTTATTTTTGGCCGTTTTAGTCACTGCTGCACCGCTGA
The window above is part of the Thiothrix winogradskyi genome. Proteins encoded here:
- a CDS encoding ABC transporter ATP-binding protein — protein: MSKLILQNIHIEYGSNAVVHDVNLTVEDGQIGCLLGPSGCGKTTLLRAIAGFEPVTRGTITLKDQVISAPDVHLPPEKRNIGMVFQDYALFPHLSIADNITFGIRKQSGKDKVRRVAELLELVNLPGYEKRYPHELSGGQQQRIALARALAPQPRLLLLDEPFGSQDVELREMLAREVRDILKREGMTAILVTHDQHEAFAMADEIGVLQSGRLQQWDTGYNLYHTPVNQFVAGFIGQGALITGTVLNHDTVSTLLGAVKGEVPFDCVPNCPVDVLIRPDDLKLVADAPRKAKVVSRVFRGAEYLYVLGLADNSQILALAPSHQEYAIGETVCFELDMQHLVILKRR
- a CDS encoding ABC transporter permease, whose translation is MALLTALPILAVFGYVFVPAPDVWQHLRETVLTDYLLNTLWLVLGVGFGVLLLGLPVAWLNSMCEFPGRRLFEWALLLPMAMPAYIIAYTYTGMLDFSGPVQTLLRDLTGWGYGDYYFPNVRSLGGAITMLSLVLFPYVYLLARAAFLEQSICVLEVSRTLGSNQWQSFFRVALPLARPAIITGLSLALMETLADFGTVQYFGVSTFTTGIFRTWFGLGDHAAASQLAALLMGFVFVLILLERWSRSRARYHHTSSKYSRIPKFRLRGWTAVAAVLVCALPLLLGFVIPVGQLLHWSIKVASKGLDSDFINLVWHSLMLASLAAVFALLLALILGYGKRLNNDPLVSIASRIAAMGYAIPGTVIAIGVLIPFAWADTQLNHLSKQFFDSNVGLLLSGTLFTLLFAYNVRFLAVSLQTVEAGLGKIKPTLDNAGRSLGLSPLGVLRRLHLPLMKGSLLTAILLVFVDVLKELPATLILRPFNFNTLAVRAYELASDERLADAGLPSLMIVAAGIIPVILLSRSISKSRAGEH